In Candidatus Vicinibacter proximus, the following are encoded in one genomic region:
- a CDS encoding DUF3810 family protein, translated as MEKYFVTSVYSSSRYFWGTLSFISPIPLLYWWFFILLICGIYLGYLRMRKNLGIKKLIQKVLAFILLHVSFFYLSWGFNYFKIPLRDRLDLNHDIAYFEFERELNEITDELCNLRVELNIENNNFTFLEIERELRIRVADVFNELFVFGNNRVRVRVLEPAGCLLVFGTAGIFWPFSGEGYVDSGLDSLVIPFTMAHEFAHGFGWTDEGECNFIALLACRKSDKGLIRYSAELSYWRYLMSNAFRIYPELYKKYLSEISIPIQRDLKSIDYHNNQFPKILPELRDWFYDKYLIFNGVKGGSQSYTGIIKWVINYRKRRI; from the coding sequence ATGGAAAAATATTTTGTGACTTCTGTTTATTCGTCCAGTAGATATTTTTGGGGTACTTTGTCATTTATTAGCCCCATCCCCTTATTGTATTGGTGGTTTTTTATTCTCCTCATTTGCGGAATATATCTGGGTTATCTCAGAATGCGTAAAAATCTTGGAATAAAGAAGTTAATTCAAAAGGTATTGGCTTTTATCCTATTGCACGTTTCTTTTTTCTACCTGTCTTGGGGTTTCAATTATTTTAAAATTCCTTTAAGGGACCGACTTGACCTGAATCATGATATAGCTTATTTTGAATTTGAAAGAGAGCTAAATGAAATTACTGATGAGCTATGTAATTTAAGAGTCGAATTAAATATTGAGAATAATAATTTTACTTTTTTAGAAATAGAACGAGAACTCAGAATTCGAGTTGCAGATGTTTTTAATGAACTTTTTGTCTTTGGCAATAACCGTGTAAGAGTGCGTGTTTTAGAACCAGCGGGGTGTTTGTTGGTTTTTGGGACTGCGGGTATATTTTGGCCATTTTCAGGGGAGGGCTATGTAGATAGTGGTTTGGATTCTCTTGTGATACCTTTTACAATGGCGCATGAATTTGCTCATGGTTTTGGTTGGACAGATGAAGGGGAATGCAATTTTATTGCTTTACTGGCCTGCAGAAAAAGTGATAAAGGATTAATCCGTTACAGTGCTGAGTTGAGTTATTGGAGATATCTTATGAGCAATGCATTTAGAATATACCCTGAATTATATAAGAAGTATTTAAGTGAGATTTCTATCCCCATTCAAAGGGATCTCAAATCTATTGATTACCATAATAATCAGTTTCCGAAAATTTTACCAGAACTAAGGGATTGGTTTTATGATAAATATTTGATTTTCAATGGAGTGAAGGGTGGGAGCCAAAGTTATACTGGAATCATTAAATGGGTTATTAATTATCGCAAAAGACGCATATAA
- the ribB gene encoding 3,4-dihydroxy-2-butanone-4-phosphate synthase, producing the protein MIKFNSIEDAIIDFKKGKILIVVDNEDRENEGDFICAAETITPEIVNFMATHGRGLICAPLTETRADELNLPLMVRSNTSLHETAFTVSVDLIGHGCSTGISTYDRALTLKGLADPNFIAADFARPGHIFPLRAKDGGVLQRAGHTEATIDLARMAGMHPVGALIEILNEDGSMARLPQLIEKAKIFDLKIISISDLIEYRLRSERLVKSEERWSQEIMGHNFEIIQYSQINSGEKHIALVKGKIDPEKTALVRAQYCDSLAEIIDLLIHKDQSLLSKAFKKIEESESGVLLLITNDSKEKDPMSKLFLEKPKVFRPEQDQREIGIGSQILRDLGIRNMKLLSNKPKKNIALEAYGLNLEGYVPF; encoded by the coding sequence ATGATAAAATTTAATTCCATTGAAGATGCCATCATAGATTTTAAAAAAGGTAAAATCTTGATCGTAGTAGATAATGAGGATAGAGAAAATGAAGGAGACTTTATCTGTGCTGCTGAAACCATTACGCCTGAAATTGTAAACTTTATGGCTACTCACGGAAGAGGTTTAATTTGTGCTCCCCTGACGGAAACTAGAGCAGATGAATTAAACCTGCCTTTAATGGTTCGTTCAAACACCTCTCTGCATGAAACTGCTTTTACTGTCTCCGTAGATTTAATCGGACATGGTTGCAGTACAGGAATTTCAACCTATGATCGTGCTTTAACTTTAAAAGGTCTTGCAGACCCAAATTTTATTGCCGCCGATTTTGCTCGACCTGGTCATATTTTTCCTCTTAGGGCTAAAGACGGGGGTGTTCTGCAAAGAGCTGGACATACTGAGGCGACAATTGATTTGGCCAGGATGGCAGGTATGCATCCGGTTGGGGCATTGATAGAAATCCTGAATGAAGATGGTAGTATGGCCAGGCTCCCTCAATTAATTGAAAAAGCGAAAATATTTGATCTTAAAATAATCTCAATAAGCGATTTAATAGAGTACAGACTTAGAAGTGAACGATTAGTAAAATCTGAAGAAAGGTGGTCTCAGGAAATTATGGGGCATAATTTTGAAATCATACAATATAGCCAGATAAATTCAGGGGAGAAGCATATTGCACTTGTAAAAGGCAAAATAGATCCTGAGAAAACCGCTTTAGTTCGTGCCCAATATTGTGATAGTTTGGCTGAAATCATTGACTTATTGATTCATAAAGATCAAAGCCTGTTGTCAAAAGCCTTCAAAAAAATTGAAGAAAGTGAAAGTGGTGTACTGTTGTTGATTACAAATGACAGTAAGGAAAAAGACCCAATGTCTAAATTATTCTTAGAAAAGCCTAAAGTTTTTAGGCCAGAGCAAGATCAAAGGGAAATAGGCATTGGGAGTCAGATACTCAGAGATCTGGGCATTAGAAACATGAAGTTGTTAAGTAATAAACCTAAGAAAAATATAGCTTTAGAAGCTTATGGACTAAATTTAGAAGGATATGTTCCTTTTTAG
- a CDS encoding RNA-binding S4 domain-containing protein yields MSQTRIRQMRIDKWLWTVRFYKSRTLASLSCKSSKVKINGHEAKASSSIKIGDLIEIKKNGFYLKYQVLGLPEKRTNATLASLAYTNLTPIEILNKYNTAYTESSYFNLRSKGSGRPTKKERREMDIPLIESNEWPDFDDL; encoded by the coding sequence ATATCCCAGACTAGAATAAGACAAATGAGAATAGATAAATGGCTTTGGACAGTCCGTTTTTATAAATCAAGAACATTAGCTTCCTTGTCATGCAAATCTTCGAAAGTTAAGATTAATGGCCATGAAGCCAAAGCATCCAGTTCTATTAAAATCGGAGATCTGATAGAAATTAAGAAGAATGGCTTTTATTTAAAATACCAGGTCCTAGGATTACCTGAAAAAAGAACTAACGCCACACTGGCCAGTCTGGCATATACAAATCTCACGCCTATTGAGATTCTTAATAAATATAATACAGCTTATACGGAATCATCTTATTTTAATTTGAGAAGTAAAGGATCTGGGCGACCTACAAAAAAAGAAAGACGAGAAATGGATATCCCGCTTATAGAATCCAATGAATGGCCGGATTTTGACGATTTATGA
- a CDS encoding DUF58 domain-containing protein has translation MNFFDQFPVQAFNHLELLANQVVEGFIIGKHKSPFHGFSVEFAEHRLYNIGETTKDLDWKVYARTDKLFVKKFEEETNLRCQIVIDTSSSMYFPEEKLNNGLILNKLKFSALGAACIMNILRKQRDAFGISLFDEKLNFQSQTKSSTTHYQLLLSILEKWINDFDLNRKSSTAQALHEIADQIHKRSMVVIFSDMVDDTERVDDLFGALQHLKHNKHEVLLFHVVDRKLEIEFGFENRPYQFVDMETGEKVRLQAHQIKERYIEKMKEYHYSIQNKCIQYRIDYHEADINQGYDYILQSFLGKRKKMQ, from the coding sequence ATGAATTTTTTTGATCAATTTCCTGTACAGGCATTCAACCATCTTGAGCTTTTAGCCAATCAGGTGGTTGAAGGCTTTATAATAGGTAAGCATAAATCTCCATTTCATGGATTTAGTGTTGAATTTGCCGAACACAGACTCTATAATATAGGTGAAACTACAAAGGACCTGGACTGGAAAGTATATGCTAGAACAGATAAACTATTTGTTAAAAAATTTGAAGAAGAGACAAATCTAAGATGCCAAATTGTTATCGACACTTCTTCATCCATGTATTTTCCGGAAGAGAAATTAAACAATGGACTCATACTGAATAAGTTAAAATTTTCTGCTTTAGGGGCTGCATGCATTATGAATATCCTGCGTAAGCAACGAGATGCTTTTGGCATCAGTTTGTTTGATGAAAAACTTAATTTTCAATCTCAGACAAAATCAAGCACGACACATTATCAATTACTCCTAAGCATCCTAGAAAAATGGATCAATGATTTCGATTTAAATAGAAAGAGTTCTACTGCACAGGCTTTGCATGAAATCGCAGATCAAATCCACAAAAGATCCATGGTTGTAATCTTTAGCGACATGGTTGACGACACGGAAAGAGTAGATGATCTTTTTGGTGCACTTCAACATCTTAAACATAATAAACATGAAGTATTACTTTTTCATGTAGTTGACAGAAAATTGGAAATTGAATTTGGTTTCGAAAATCGTCCCTATCAATTTGTTGATATGGAAACAGGGGAGAAAGTTCGCCTTCAGGCACATCAGATAAAAGAAAGATACATTGAAAAGATGAAGGAATATCATTATTCAATTCAAAACAAATGTATTCAATATAGAATAGATTATCATGAAGCTGATATTAATCAGGGATATGATTATATTCTCCAATCCTTCTTAGGCAAAAGAAAAAAAATGCAATAA
- the ald gene encoding alanine dehydrogenase, with translation MVIGVPKEIKSNENRVALTPAGALELTKRGHQVYVQSTAGVGSGFTNDNYINAGAKILATIEEIYAIADMIIKVKEPIESEYKLIKKDQLLFTYFHFASYEPLTNAMIESGAVCLAYETVELPDRSLPLLIPMSEVAGRMAIQEGAKYLEKPQKGKGILLGGVPGVPPAKVLVLGGGVVGTQAAKMAAGLGAQVTLMDISLNRLRYLADVMPANVNTMFSNELTIRELVRSHDLIVGAVLIPGAKAPSLVTRDMLSTMHPGTVLVDVAIDQGGCIETSKPTTHDDPIYIIDEVVHYCVANMPGAVPYTSTVALTNATLPYAIQLADKGWRKACSENKSLMLGLNVVGGKVVYEGVAKAFNLSYTKVEDVI, from the coding sequence ATGGTCATAGGAGTTCCAAAAGAAATTAAATCTAACGAAAACAGAGTTGCATTAACCCCTGCAGGAGCGCTGGAGCTCACCAAACGCGGACACCAGGTTTATGTTCAAAGCACCGCTGGTGTGGGCAGTGGTTTTACAAATGATAATTACATTAATGCGGGAGCTAAAATTTTGGCAACTATAGAAGAAATTTATGCTATCGCTGATATGATTATTAAGGTTAAGGAACCTATCGAGTCAGAATATAAACTTATAAAAAAAGATCAATTACTCTTTACCTACTTTCACTTTGCATCCTATGAACCTCTGACAAATGCCATGATTGAAAGTGGGGCGGTTTGTCTTGCCTATGAAACCGTAGAATTGCCTGACAGAAGTCTTCCACTATTAATTCCAATGTCTGAGGTAGCCGGACGTATGGCCATACAGGAAGGAGCCAAATACCTTGAAAAACCTCAAAAAGGCAAAGGGATTCTATTGGGAGGTGTGCCTGGAGTTCCACCTGCGAAAGTACTCGTGCTTGGCGGAGGTGTTGTTGGTACCCAAGCGGCTAAAATGGCAGCAGGATTGGGCGCCCAAGTGACTTTGATGGATATAAGCCTAAATCGATTGAGATACTTGGCTGATGTGATGCCGGCAAACGTAAATACCATGTTTTCAAATGAATTAACCATTAGAGAATTGGTTAGAAGTCATGATTTAATTGTTGGTGCGGTTCTCATACCGGGTGCAAAAGCCCCTAGCCTCGTTACCAGAGACATGCTTTCTACTATGCATCCTGGCACTGTATTGGTAGATGTTGCCATTGATCAAGGTGGTTGTATCGAGACCTCTAAACCTACAACGCACGATGATCCTATTTACATAATTGATGAAGTAGTGCATTATTGTGTTGCTAATATGCCAGGTGCTGTACCTTACACCTCAACTGTAGCACTCACTAACGCTACCCTACCTTATGCCATCCAATTAGCCGATAAAGGTTGGAGAAAGGCTTGCTCTGAAAATAAATCCTTGATGTTGGGATTAAATGTTGTTGGTGGCAAAGTAGTATATGAGGGTGTTGCAAAAGCATTCAATTTATCTTACACCAAAGTGGAAGATGTAATTTAA
- a CDS encoding L,D-transpeptidase family protein — MYTSCVHKHNKKFLIQDTTLYSPTKFTDLTIDRSKFVTYLEKFNIDSNICEDILSFYERRENQFAWFTENGISEAAVNFSNLVDLYKLQLGDSTIKLDLLDQIYEKLNHDSNYFYKHPEEIYNVEFFLTTSFFNYAHKVYSGIYKNPKDLEWYIPRRKKNYDHLLESIVKKDKDFSKYEPINPFYQSLRTKLIYLKSIFPQLTELHEEIKSLQFSNLPVDSIPKSIINYLKLLDEYSYDQYDCPLFSNYIQSYQKHHGINGSGQLDSITLSTLQISPDDILKKIIINMERMRWLTDTIPNRFILVNIPDYKLFVFDSSKYQWEMKVVVGKSIHATNIFAGNMEYLVFNPYWNIPPSIIKNEILPSLKKDQNYINRNEMEVLSGNEVLNSRSINWKKYKDNVPFTIRQKPGPKNALGKIKFIFPNNFNIYLHDTPAKSLFTEQKRGFSHGCVRLAEPLKLAEYLLSYNSSELKKIYNSDKEMKVILPHPISVLICYFTAWVDINGNLNTREDLYRHDEKLEREIFGKVK, encoded by the coding sequence GTGTATACTTCTTGTGTCCATAAACACAACAAAAAATTTCTGATCCAGGACACTACATTATATTCCCCAACAAAATTTACAGATTTAACCATAGACAGAAGTAAATTTGTTACATATTTAGAAAAGTTCAATATAGATTCAAATATTTGTGAAGACATCCTGTCTTTTTATGAAAGAAGAGAAAATCAATTTGCATGGTTTACAGAAAATGGAATTTCTGAAGCAGCTGTTAACTTTAGTAACTTAGTCGATTTATACAAACTTCAGCTTGGAGACAGCACAATAAAATTAGACCTATTAGATCAAATTTATGAAAAGCTAAACCATGACTCTAATTACTTTTATAAACATCCCGAAGAAATCTATAATGTAGAATTTTTTCTCACCACATCTTTTTTCAATTATGCACATAAAGTATATTCCGGAATTTATAAAAACCCAAAAGATCTTGAATGGTACATTCCCAGAAGAAAGAAAAACTATGATCATTTATTAGAAAGTATTGTTAAAAAAGATAAGGATTTTTCAAAATATGAACCCATAAATCCATTTTATCAAAGCTTAAGAACGAAGCTGATCTATTTGAAGTCAATTTTTCCTCAACTTACAGAACTACATGAGGAAATAAAATCACTACAATTTTCTAATTTACCTGTAGACTCAATCCCAAAATCGATAATCAATTATCTAAAATTATTAGACGAATATTCTTATGATCAATATGACTGTCCCCTATTTTCAAACTACATTCAAAGCTATCAAAAACATCATGGGATTAATGGTTCAGGTCAGCTGGATAGCATAACATTATCCACACTTCAAATTTCACCAGATGACATTTTAAAAAAAATAATTATTAACATGGAGCGGATGCGCTGGTTAACAGACACCATTCCTAACCGCTTCATTCTTGTAAATATCCCTGACTATAAGCTTTTTGTTTTTGATTCTTCAAAATACCAATGGGAAATGAAAGTCGTTGTTGGCAAAAGCATTCATGCAACAAATATTTTTGCCGGAAATATGGAATACCTGGTTTTTAATCCCTATTGGAATATACCTCCAAGTATTATTAAAAATGAAATCCTTCCATCTTTAAAAAAGGACCAAAATTATATTAATCGTAATGAAATGGAGGTTTTGTCCGGGAATGAAGTATTAAATTCAAGAAGTATTAATTGGAAAAAATACAAGGACAATGTTCCTTTTACTATTCGCCAAAAACCTGGACCAAAAAATGCATTGGGAAAAATCAAATTCATTTTTCCAAACAACTTTAATATATACCTTCACGACACCCCAGCTAAATCACTATTTACTGAGCAAAAAAGAGGATTTAGCCATGGATGTGTTAGATTGGCAGAACCTCTTAAGTTGGCCGAATATTTATTAAGCTATAATTCTAGTGAATTGAAGAAAATTTACAATTCCGACAAAGAAATGAAAGTCATTCTCCCTCATCCTATTTCGGTTTTGATATGCTATTTCACTGCCTGGGTTGACATCAATGGGAATCTTAACACCAGAGAGGATCTATACAGGCATGATGAAAAGCTTGAAAGGGAAATTTTTGGAAAGGTGAAATAA
- a CDS encoding 1,4-dihydroxy-6-naphthoate synthase, translating into MSGSKNRIKLAISPCPNDTFIFGPMILGLTNQAKGIEKKDILTEYYDIQTLNEIALLNTHDVIKVSAAHANSISDHYDFLTCGGAMGLNCGPLLISKNERNPHSIDFSPVILPGKNTTARFLFEYSFPNAKSKFYGTFSEIEELLINEVYPYGVIIHENRFTFESKGLVKIMDLGENWYQKTGLPIPLGLIGIKRDLEDSLKIKIKQLILSSLEYATRYVEQIFPFIKSHAQELDRDVIFQHIELYVNEFSFDIGTAGKSAIVELFKSSQSGEKVAQINFI; encoded by the coding sequence ATGTCTGGAAGCAAAAATAGGATTAAGCTAGCGATTTCACCTTGTCCAAATGATACCTTTATTTTCGGACCAATGATACTGGGGTTAACTAACCAAGCTAAAGGTATAGAAAAAAAAGATATTTTAACAGAATACTATGATATTCAAACACTTAATGAAATTGCATTATTAAATACCCATGATGTAATTAAAGTAAGTGCAGCACATGCAAATTCAATCTCGGACCACTATGATTTCCTTACCTGCGGGGGAGCAATGGGATTAAATTGCGGGCCATTGCTGATTTCTAAAAATGAAAGAAATCCTCATTCAATTGATTTCAGTCCTGTGATACTACCCGGCAAAAATACTACAGCAAGGTTTTTATTTGAGTACTCATTCCCAAACGCTAAGTCTAAATTCTACGGCACTTTTTCAGAAATAGAAGAGCTTCTCATCAACGAAGTGTATCCATATGGCGTAATCATTCACGAAAACAGATTCACTTTCGAATCTAAGGGTCTGGTCAAAATTATGGATTTGGGTGAAAATTGGTATCAAAAAACCGGATTACCAATTCCTCTTGGACTAATTGGTATAAAAAGAGATCTTGAAGACAGTCTAAAAATTAAAATAAAACAGTTAATCCTCTCGTCATTGGAATATGCGACTAGATATGTAGAACAAATATTCCCTTTTATTAAGTCCCATGCTCAGGAATTAGATAGAGACGTGATTTTTCAACACATTGAGTTGTATGTTAATGAATTTAGTTTTGATATAGGAACGGCCGGTAAATCTGCAATCGTTGAATTATTTAAATCTTCCCAATCGGGAGAAAAAGTTGCACAAATAAATTTTATATAA
- the fsa gene encoding fructose-6-phosphate aldolase, which produces MKFFIDTANLAQIAEAKELGILDGVTTNPSLMAKEGITGKQNIYTHYKKICDLVDGDVSAEVISTDLEGMLREGKELAEIADNIVVKIPMIKEGIKAICEFNTLGIKTNCTLVFSAGQAILAAKAGATYLSPFIGRIDDSNWDGMQLISDIFEIYTLQGYETEILAASIRNSRQIVEAAKAGADVVTCPLDAILGLLKHPLTDIGLQKFLDDHKKAQKTL; this is translated from the coding sequence ATGAAATTTTTTATAGATACGGCTAATCTTGCTCAAATAGCTGAAGCTAAAGAGTTAGGTATTCTTGATGGGGTTACAACTAACCCAAGCCTTATGGCAAAAGAAGGGATAACCGGCAAACAAAATATATACACGCACTATAAAAAGATATGTGATTTAGTGGATGGAGATGTTAGCGCAGAAGTAATTTCCACTGACTTGGAAGGAATGTTGAGAGAAGGGAAGGAGTTGGCTGAGATTGCAGACAATATCGTGGTGAAAATACCAATGATTAAGGAAGGCATAAAAGCAATTTGTGAATTCAATACATTGGGAATAAAAACAAATTGCACTTTGGTGTTTAGTGCCGGACAGGCAATTTTGGCAGCAAAAGCCGGAGCCACTTATCTTTCTCCTTTTATCGGGAGAATTGATGATTCCAATTGGGATGGAATGCAGTTGATTTCAGATATTTTTGAAATTTATACTTTGCAAGGCTATGAAACAGAAATTTTAGCTGCCTCAATTCGAAATTCAAGACAAATTGTTGAAGCTGCAAAAGCCGGTGCTGATGTAGTGACATGTCCTTTGGATGCGATTTTGGGCTTGCTTAAGCACCCACTTACAGATATTGGTTTGCAAAAATTTTTAGATGATCATAAAAAGGCTCAGAAAACATTGTAA
- a CDS encoding polyphosphate kinase: MSKIILSKISTDAPAKADKEKMVKETEKMAKEIGEFADKFYAEKKHSLLVVLQGMDASGKDGVAKSVFTYCAPLVVDAHPFKKPSEEEMQHDFLWRVHKFSPSKGQIKIFIRSHYEDILIQRVHNWINDDRAHLRLEAINNFEKLLQEDNQTTILKFYLHLSHKRQIEKLEERRTALDKQWKYNPQDFEESKLWDKYMRYYESAINGSEIPWIIVPSDQRWYRNYFVAKKVFDTLKNLNPEYPRLE, encoded by the coding sequence ATGAGTAAAATTATTCTTAGTAAAATTTCTACTGATGCTCCAGCCAAGGCAGATAAAGAGAAAATGGTAAAGGAAACTGAAAAAATGGCAAAAGAAATTGGTGAATTTGCAGATAAATTTTATGCAGAAAAAAAACACAGTTTACTTGTAGTACTACAAGGAATGGACGCAAGTGGTAAAGATGGGGTTGCCAAAAGTGTTTTCACATACTGTGCACCATTAGTAGTTGATGCCCACCCTTTTAAAAAACCATCAGAGGAAGAAATGCAACATGATTTCCTGTGGCGGGTTCATAAGTTTTCACCTTCAAAAGGGCAGATTAAAATTTTTATAAGATCTCATTATGAAGACATATTAATACAAAGAGTACATAATTGGATAAATGATGATCGTGCACACTTAAGACTGGAGGCCATTAACAATTTTGAAAAACTTCTACAAGAAGACAACCAAACTACAATACTTAAATTTTATCTTCACTTGTCGCATAAAAGACAAATAGAAAAACTTGAAGAAAGAAGGACCGCTTTAGATAAACAATGGAAGTATAATCCACAGGATTTTGAAGAAAGTAAACTGTGGGACAAGTACATGAGGTACTATGAATCCGCCATAAACGGTAGTGAAATACCTTGGATTATTGTACCATCTGATCAAAGGTGGTATCGCAATTACTTCGTTGCAAAGAAAGTTTTCGATACTTTAAAAAATTTGAACCCAGAATATCCCAGACTAGAATAA
- the trxA gene encoding thioredoxin, with amino-acid sequence MAFEFTDSNFQESALAKDGVAVVDFWAEWCGPCRLVGPIIDELSKEYEGRVTIGKLNVDHNPQVSMQFGVRSIPTILFIKEGQIVEKHVGTATKATLKQKIDSLV; translated from the coding sequence ATGGCATTTGAATTTACAGACAGCAACTTTCAGGAGAGTGCTTTAGCAAAGGACGGTGTGGCCGTTGTAGACTTCTGGGCAGAATGGTGTGGACCTTGCAGATTAGTTGGTCCTATTATTGATGAACTTTCAAAAGAGTATGAAGGGAGAGTCACCATCGGCAAATTAAACGTTGATCATAACCCACAGGTATCTATGCAATTTGGCGTAAGGTCAATTCCAACCATTCTTTTCATAAAAGAAGGTCAAATTGTTGAAAAACATGTTGGTACAGCAACTAAGGCAACTTTAAAGCAAAAAATTGATTCCTTAGTTTAA
- a CDS encoding murein L,D-transpeptidase catalytic domain family protein, which produces MLRLFFLISSLLVLLFLKNHSFNYPPVNSASVGDDHLVKLYQKCELTGILSFEVFSKAVEGIRKFNPQKNIISICDFTLPSFKERFFVIDLEHAKLITTSLVAHGRNSGLIMANSFSNKPNSLQSSLGFFRVGSKIKSPKHGDALLLEGLEKGLNDQARNREIIIHAAEYVSKDYIEKNGKLGRSFGCPALPSSILKTILPKIGNGSLLYIHGQQNIKA; this is translated from the coding sequence ATGCTAAGACTTTTCTTCTTGATCTCCTCTCTTTTAGTTCTACTTTTTCTCAAAAACCATTCATTTAATTACCCTCCAGTTAATAGTGCAAGTGTCGGAGATGATCATTTGGTAAAATTGTATCAAAAATGTGAATTGACCGGAATATTGAGCTTTGAAGTATTTTCAAAAGCTGTAGAAGGCATACGAAAATTCAATCCTCAAAAAAATATTATCTCAATTTGTGATTTCACTCTACCTTCTTTCAAGGAACGCTTTTTTGTAATAGACCTAGAACATGCCAAATTAATAACTACCAGTTTAGTTGCACACGGAAGGAATTCTGGACTTATTATGGCAAATTCTTTTTCAAACAAACCTAATTCACTTCAATCCAGTTTGGGTTTTTTTCGTGTTGGTTCGAAAATAAAAAGCCCAAAACATGGAGATGCACTTTTGCTGGAAGGCTTGGAAAAGGGTCTAAATGATCAAGCCAGAAACAGAGAAATAATCATTCATGCTGCTGAATATGTTAGTAAGGACTATATTGAAAAAAATGGAAAATTGGGTAGGAGTTTTGGATGCCCTGCTTTACCAAGTTCCATTCTTAAAACAATTTTACCAAAAATCGGTAATGGAAGTTTGCTATATATTCATGGCCAACAAAATATTAAAGCATAA
- a CDS encoding RluA family pseudouridine synthase: protein MLPKIIYEDNHIIVLEKYPGLLSQGDETGHPNLIDIIKNYLKVKYHKPGEVYLGLLQRIDRPVGGLLILAKTSKAFTRLHDQIKERTVDKYYMAISDCRPPKVEDELIHYMVKDEKINLSKVYENEVPGSKYARLHYKLIGSKDGKFLFQIKLITGRSHQIRAQMAHIGCPLLGDVKYGKSLPKPAYELCLYAYQVAFTHPVLKERMVWTNFPDPTGYWKGMDEFFPLLK, encoded by the coding sequence ATGCTTCCCAAAATAATTTACGAAGATAACCATATAATTGTCCTTGAGAAATATCCAGGGCTCCTATCTCAAGGTGACGAAACCGGACACCCGAACCTTATAGATATCATTAAGAATTATTTAAAGGTTAAGTACCATAAACCTGGTGAGGTATACCTTGGATTGCTCCAACGAATTGACAGGCCGGTAGGGGGATTATTGATTTTGGCAAAAACTTCCAAAGCCTTTACCAGACTTCATGACCAGATTAAAGAACGCACGGTAGACAAGTATTACATGGCTATTAGTGACTGTCGGCCACCAAAAGTTGAGGACGAGCTAATACACTATATGGTGAAGGATGAAAAAATTAATCTTTCAAAAGTGTATGAAAATGAGGTTCCGGGATCAAAATATGCAAGGTTACACTATAAATTGATTGGCAGTAAGGACGGAAAGTTTTTATTTCAAATTAAGTTAATTACAGGTCGTTCACATCAGATTAGAGCCCAAATGGCCCACATTGGTTGTCCTTTGTTAGGCGATGTCAAATATGGCAAAAGTCTACCGAAACCGGCATATGAACTTTGTCTGTATGCTTATCAGGTTGCATTTACCCATCCGGTACTCAAGGAAAGGATGGTTTGGACAAATTTTCCTGACCCAACAGGTTATTGGAAAGGTATGGATGAATTTTTTCCGTTATTAAAATAG
- a CDS encoding DNA-binding protein translates to MYITLEELRQIKHLLPSGSIKRIADELNIDEQAVRNYFGANHLENSGNHLQAGPNGGIVQIENLEILNLAKKILDEENIAHSN, encoded by the coding sequence ATGTATATTACTTTGGAAGAACTTCGTCAAATCAAACACCTTTTACCCAGTGGAAGTATCAAACGGATTGCGGATGAGTTAAATATTGACGAACAAGCAGTTAGGAATTATTTTGGAGCAAATCATTTGGAGAATTCAGGGAACCATCTGCAAGCTGGTCCCAATGGGGGTATTGTACAAATAGAAAATTTGGAAATTCTCAATTTGGCTAAGAAAATATTAGATGAGGAGAATATCGCTCATTCCAACTGA